TCGTACGCGACCTTCTTGCGGAAGCCATCCAGTTCGTTGTCATAGCCATTGACAACCTGAGCCAGTCCGGTGAGGCCGGGTTTCAATCCGAGCCGATCCACATAATTGGGGATCTCACTGGAGAGATGCTGCATGAATTCCGGGCGCTCCGGCCTCGGTCCAACGAGTGACATTTCGCCTTTGATTACGTTCCACAGTTGCGGAAGTTCGTCAATTCTTGTTCGACGCATGAATCGGCCGATTGCCGTGACTCGAACATCCCCCTGTTTCGCAAACTGGGCACCACCCTTCTCTGCGTCATTTCGCATGGTTCGAAATTTATAGATCGTGAAGGGCTGACCAAAGTTGCTTCTTTCCCGCCGATCTCGACCAGACTGCCGGCGATCATTCAGTTCGACGATATCTCTGTTTCCCTGACGGCGATCGCTGGATTTCTTCTTGCGCAGATTGAGTCCAACGCGTGTCTGCTTGTAGATAACCGGACCGGGGGACGTCAGTTTCACAAGCAAAGCCGAAACAATCATGAGCGGGCTGCAGACCAGCAGCAGCAGCGATGCAGCGGCAATGTCAAAGAGTCGTTTTGAAACGCGAAGCAAAACAGGCAGGCATTCGAGGTTTTCCCGCGGTTCCTGCAGGTCCAGCTTTTTCAGCCATTCTGTTCTGGGCTGAACTTCCGCGTAAGCTGCGACAAGGTCGGACAGCCCCCTGGACGGACTTCCCGATGGACTTGCTGTCTTTGCTTCGGGGGCATCAAGAACGCTGGAAATGTTCATGTCGGATCATTAACGAAATGCATGCGAATGATGAATTCAGGGTGATCGTTCCCCTGTATGGACAATCCAAATTAGCTTTACATTTCGCCGTCGATCTCTGAATTCTGAATGCGACGGCTGGAAAAACCAGGGCTCACCGCGTCTGCGCTGAAAGGTTGAAGTCGGGCAACATGGGCGTTGCCAAAAGTCAACATTCGGGAGTTAGTTTGTTCCGGAATCTGTGATTCGAACGGTATTTCGATTGTTAGTCATTCAGATGCTGAAACGAGTCTCGAGCTGCCTCGACCGTTTGACGGATATGCTCGGCAGTATGCGAAGCACCCACAAACATAGCCTCATACTGGCTGCAGGGCAGGTAAACGCCTCGGTTCAGCATATGATGGAACCACTTCCCAAACGTTTTCGTGCACGATCGGGTTGCCGATTGAAAATCCACAACCGGCTGATCATTGAAGAATACGGTCAGCATGCTGCCAACTCTGTTAATCTGAATCGCCTGTCCCGCATCGGCCGCGGCAAGCCGAAATCCAGCTTCCAGCTCCGATGCTCGGTCGTCCAGCATGGGGTACGGGTTCTGATCGCGGACGAGCTTCAGCATCGCAATTCCAGCGGCCATCGCAACCGGATTACCCGACAGTGTGCCTGCCTGATAGACGCTCCCGACCGGCGAGACCGCATCCATGATGTCTGACCGACCGCCGTAGGCCCCGACGGGTAGCCCTGCCCCGAGGATTTTTCCCAACGTCGTCAGATCAGGATTGATGCCATAGATTTTCTGGGCACCACCACTGGAAACTCGGAACCCTGTCATCACTTCGTCGAAAATCAGCACCGTTCCGTTGGCCGTGCACAATTCACGGAGAGATTTCAGGAAGTCCTGTGAGGGCACAACACATCCCATGTTGCCGCAGACAACTTCCAGGATCACCCCCGCAAGTTGAGTCCCTTTTTGTTCGAAGGCTGCCTTCAAAGCATCAACATCATTGAATGGAAGAACCAGCGTGTCTGCAGTGCATCCCTGTGGCACGCCGGGACTTGAGGGAGTGCCGAGCGTGAGAGCCCCGCTGCCGGCCTGAACCAACAGACTGTCCACGTGACCGTGGTAACACCCTGCGAACTTGGCAATGACGTTGCGGCCGGTGAATCCGCGTGCGACGCGAATGGCGGACATTGTCGCCTCCGTGCCGGAGTTCACCATGCGCACTTTTTCAATGGAAGGCACAAGTTCAATGACGAGTTCAGCCAGTTCACTCTCGGCAACCGTGGGCGCCCCGAAACTCGTGCCGGTGGTCAACGCATTCCGGATAGCTTCGACGATGGCTGGATGACCATGTCCGAACAAATGAGGGCCCCATGATCCCACGTAATCGATGAATTGATTACCGTCGATGTCGAACAGGTAAGGCCCTTCACCCCGCTTGATGAACGGAGGCGTACCACCAACGGCACCAAACGCTCGAGCCGGACTGTTGACGCCGCCGGGAATGACTTTATTCGCGCGGGCGAACTGGGATTCACTCAAAGTACGAACAGATGTATCCATCATAGTCTTTCAGCCGTGCCGGTATTTCAGGCGTGGTTGTATTTCAGCCGCTGTGGTATTGCGTGACCAGTATTTAAATTGACCTGATACGGGCGCAGGCGGTGTTTTGCTTGCCCGAGTTGGGAGAAAAGCCCGGCGTTCGTTCATAAACGTCGGGCTTTTGCCAGACCTGGCCCATGAGTGGGGTTCGGGCTATTCTGTGATCTTCAGCGATGGGTTCGCTTCGGCAAGAGCGTCGATGATATCGAAGCCAACGCCGGTGTTGGCGACATTGAGTGATTCAAGATTTTTAAGCCCACTGAGTGAGTTAATGGCTTCGTCACCAATTTGTGTTCCCGCGATGTTGAGGCTCTTCAGCTGAGCGAACTTCAGAAGTACCGGGCCGGACGCGGGAGTAATTCGAGTTGCTTCGAGGTTGAGTTCCGTCAGGTTGGTCAGACCACTGCAGGCTGCCAGTGCGTCGTCATCCGTTTTGGTTTCCCACAATGCCAGGACAGTCAGCTTCTGGAGCTTGCCAATCAGGGCGATTCCGTCCGCGGAGACAAGTCGACATTCGCTGATATCGAGGTAATTGACATTGGGTAGTGCTGTAATGACTTTCATTCCGTCGTCATCGAGTGATGTTCCTCGAAGTTCAAGTCGTTCCAGTTTGGTAAGGCCGGACACATGGGCAAAGCCTTCGCCAGTGACATCTGTGTCGCGGATTCTGAGCCTTTTCAGGTTCTTCAGGTTGGCAACGTGGACCATTCCGGCATCGGAAATCTTCGAGCTGTCAAGCTGAATCGATTCGAGTGTTGTCATGCTGCCGATTGCTTCCATGCAGCCATCTGTTGCCGCTGTGGTGTTCAGATTCAACGATTTCAGGGCAAGGCTCGACAGCTTCCTGATTCCCTCGTCAGTGACAACCGTTCTTTCCAGCTGGACATCAACCAGGGATTTCAAACCCACAAGATGATCGATTCCTTCGTCCGTAACATTGCTATTACGCAGATCAATCGCTCGCAGTTTTCCGAGTGACTTCAGGTGAGCAAGTCCGTCGTTGGTGAATCCGGTTCGCCGAAGCGCAAGAGCCTGGAGATTTTCCATCGCTCCAACGGCCTTCAGCGTCTCATCACCAATCGCAGAATCGGTCAGGTCGAGTCGCTTTACGTTCTTCAGAGTGGCCAGAACATCCATGCCCTTGTCAGTGATACCGGGGCCCGAGAAAAGCACATTCTCCACATTCGGGATACCAGCGAGGTGAGAGATTGCCTCAGAGACATCAGAGTCACTTGCCCCGGAGATCTCGCGTACGATGCCGTTGGCATCTTTCTTCAGGTTGAACCTGGCTTCTTCGAGTGCTTTGACTGCTGCCGGATCATCAGGCTTGACCTCAATTTTCTGAGTTGCGTCAGAACCGGTCTCCGCGGTTGGCTGGCAACCATTGGCTGAGAACAGCAGGATCAAGCAATAGATGACGCGGGGAACGGAAAGGGGAATTGATTTGAAGAACGGCATATTGCGGACAACTCCTGGAGTGACAGAGATCATTTTATGAGGCTGCATTCGGGGTGAGGTTTCTGATGCAGGTGAATCTGAGAAATTGTTCCAGTGTCTTTCGGCTGGTGCGGCACGGTGCCATGGCGAGAAGGCGCAGGGATACATTCGTTCCGCTTTTGCCACCTGCAATGTTCAGACGTTTTTCAACGGTCTGACCTGTCTCACTCAAACCAAACAGGGATGTGAGAACCGTAGAATCTAAGATCGCTGGAGGTAGATCGCAACGACCGAGCGTGGCGGGCATGATGATTCCGATGAATTGGCCACTGCTGACGATGACTGAGAATGGTTTGCGATACCGGGGCTCTGTATAGCGCGGAAACGGTCAGATGTGTGGTGCGAGATGCCGAGAGTAGTTGCCGGAGCGGTGTTGTTGCAACGCGTCCGAAACGTCGGATTTTAGCGGATTTGTTGCTGTTTCTGATCTCGTCGTTACCATGGCAGTATTGTTTCGGGACTGTCCCCCTGTTTTTCGCAGTTTACGGCGGCGCAATTGTTTCAATTCGCCAATTGCTGCACATCTCTCCTTCCTTCGTCTCCCCTGATTTTGAGGTCTACGTATGACAAACAAAACGAATCGTCGCGAATTCATTGGCCAGACAGCAGCACTGAGCACTGCGTTCTGGGTGGGTGGTCAGCCGTTTTCGAAGGCAAACACATCGCCACTACAATCCCTGAGCGCGGCCTGCGTGGGCGTGGGTGGAAAAGGTGGCAGCGATACAAGCCACATCGGTGAACATGGCGTCAATATCGTTGGTCTGTGTGATGTGGACGAGGGGACGCTGAACAAGAAGGGCCGCGAATTCCCGGACGCCGAGAAGTTTACTGACTTCCGTGAGATGCTGGAGAAAGTCGGAGACAAAATCGACATTGTGACGGTCAGCACACCTGACCATACGCATGCGGCCGCTGCTGTGCGTGCGATGCGAATGAAGAAACACGTTTACTGCCAGAAGCCTTTGACCTGGTCAATCCGGGAAGCTCGGTTGATGCGGGAAACGGCCGCAGAAATGGGCGTCATCACTCAGATGGGCAATCAGGGTACATCTGAAAACGGGCTTCGTGAAGCTGTCGAAGTCATTCGCTCCGGAGCGATCGGTGACGTCACCGAGGTGCATCTGTGGACCAACCGTCCTGTGTGGCCACAGGGCATTGGCCGCCCTGCCGGCGAAGATCCAATTCCTCAGGGACTGAACTGGGATGCCTGGATCGGCCCTGCTCAAATGCGTCCGTACAAAGAAGGGATTTATCACTCCTTCAAGTGGCGCGGCTGGGTCGACTTCGGCACCGGAGCACTTGGAGATATGGCGTGCCATACATCAAATATGCCTGTGATGGCACTCGAGTTGTGGGACCCGATTGCAGTAACTGCAGTCAAGAATCCGGGTCTCTTCGAAGGCGAGACGTTCCCCGGCAGCTCGTCACTGATGTTCGAATTCCCGGAACGCAATGGACTGAAGCCCTGCAAATTCTTCTGGTACGACGGAGGAAACCTGCCGTCAGAAGAATTGACCAACAGGTTGCCCGAGTCATTCCAGAAGCGGCTCGCTGCTCAGCGAGGTGGTGGCAACAAGACGAGCGGTGCCCTTTTGGTAGGTTCGAAAGGGATGCTGTTTTCTCCGGACGATTACGGCGCTCGCTATTTTCTACTGCCTGAAGGTGACTTCGCCGACTACAAGAAGCCTGAGCAGACCCTGCCACGAATTCCGTTTGAAGGCGGCACGGATCAGCGACAGAAATGGGAATTCGTCGCCACGTGCAAGGGCGAATATGAGCCAGGGACCATGTCCAACTTTGGCTATGCTGGTCGACTGACTGAGACGATTCTGGTTGGCAATCTTGCCATTCGTGCTCAGGAAGGTCAGCGAATTGAATGGGATGCCAAGAACATGGTGAGCCCGAACGTGCCGGAATTGAACCAGTACGTCCAGCGCGAGTATCGCGAAGGATGGGCTCTGTAATATCCGGAGATAATACCGGAGACGTCTCGAGTTCCGATCTGCGATGTAGCGGCGGAATTCAAAAACCTGCAGGAGCTGCCGAACGCAACACGCGTTCGGCAGCTCTTTTATTTGTCTGTGAAGAAGACCGGTTCTGAGAGAAGTTTGAGGTGCTGAAGACGTTCCAAAGAGCCTGAAAGCAGGCAAAGTCTACTCGAGCGGCGAAATCCGCAGCTTCGTCATGTTCGTAAAGTTCGTCACAACCCTCACATTTTAACTCAACCTCACCGCCCTGTTTTTCCGATCGAACAGAGTAACCGGTATTCCCGGCACGCCCGGTACAGATTGTAAGTACGGATCGATCGGAACAATCGATGAAAACCACACGCGTTTTAGCCTCGGCCTGTCTGCTTCTGAGCAGCGTCGCTTTAATCACAGCAGCCAGTATTTCAATGGGTGACGAGCCAGGCGTTGTGCGTCTGTCGTCTGCAGGCCCCTACTCTGGCGGACAAGCTCCGGTGCCGGATGAGGCGGGATCAGCTGTCGTCTACGGATCGCCGTTGACTGACACCCCGTATCCGGTTCCAGGGAACTACGCTCCCTATTTCGAGCGTAGTCTTGGGGCCACGGAGGCTGTGCAGGCTCCGGTGTATCGCTCTCGTCAGCCATTCGGCCCGATTGTCTCTTTCGATTCCACGTTCGGGAACGGACTTGGATTCAACGACGGGTTCCACCGCCTGAATGCCCGGCTCCCCTACCACATCGTGCCGAATACAACGGTGTTCATGGCTGATCTGGCAGCCGCCGTCACAAACAGCGGGGATCCGATCTATAACTTTGGTGGTATCTACCGCAACTACGACGCATCACGCGACCGGATTTTCGGCTGGAACGTCTTCGGCGACTACGACCAGGGATATGGCAACCGAGACTGGTACCGAATGACTGCAGGCTTTGAGTCGCTGGGACGACACCTCGACTTCCGAGCCAACGGTTACATGATGCTGGGTGAAGATACTTACCTGATGTCCGATACCCTCACCGGTGCTCTGACACTTGGCGGCAACAGTGTGTATCGCCTGCGAAATCAGACGCGGGAGAACGCCTACTCCGGTTTCGATGCCGAAGTCGGTGGACCACTTCCGGTCCTTGGCTCTTACGGTTTGAACATGTACGCAGGCGGTTATTACCTGACCAATGCGGATGGTTTTGACACCGTCGGTTTCCAGGCTCGCTGGGAAGCGCTGATCACAGAATCATTGACTGTTAACACCCGACTGACGTCTGATGATACGTTCGGAACGAACAGCTGGGTCAACGTCGCCTACAGCATTCCGAATTACAAGGGCAAGAAGTTCATGCGGCCTGCCAACGTGCGGGACCGTCTGATGGACCCTGTGTATCGATCAAATCGTGTCCACACGAACATCGATCGCACGGTCAATCCTGAGGCTGTTGTGAATGCCAAGACAGGACGCGTATGGAATCTGTTGTTTGTTGATCCCAATTCAACGTCCGCCGGTTTGGGTACCTATGAAAATCCATTCCAGACCCTTGAGCAGGCCGAAGCCGCGAACAATGCTCTGGTAGACATCATCCGGGTCACACCGAATGCAGATGACAGTGGAACAAATCTGACAGTTGACGGGGGTCTTCACTTGTTCGATTGTCAGGTTCTTCTCTCATCAACAAAGGACTACACCCTTTACACCGAAGGAACCACAGACTTCCTGATTCCTGGCCAGGCAACAGCGACCAACCTTGGTCCGCTGATTTCGAATCCAACAATGCTGGCCGGTGGAAGTGTTGTTCATCTGGCTAACCAGAACAAGATCATCGGCATGCGGATTGACGGTTCCAATGCTGCGGGCACTGTGTTCGGTAACGGAGTTTCCAACGCCCTTCCAATCACAGATGTCTCACTCGTCATGAATACCTTCACCAACTATTCGACCGGTGCCAATCTGCAGGATGTCAGCGGACGAGTTGTTGTGGACATGAATACGTTTGACGGGCTTCTGGGTGCATCCGTAGATGGTCTGAATCTGACGGCACCTGCTGGCGGGACGATGGACCTTCTGGTTCGCTCGAACATCTCAAACGACAACAGTGGCACTGGCCTGAGCATCGTTGCTCAGCCGGGAAGCACGATTAACGCCGACAATCCGAACGGGACACTGCCAACGGGCATCCTGGACAATAACTCCAGTGGCAATGGCACAGGCATTGTGATGGAAGCTCGTGCAGGTTCAACGATCAATGCGGTTGTTGAACGCAATACTGCAAACGCCAATACCTTTGATGGATTTGTTGCAACGTCCGATGCCGGAACCTTCAATCTGGCAAGCCTTCGCGGCAACATCTTCGAAGGTAACCTGCAGAATGGTGGATTCATCCATTATCTGAACGGAGGCGTGTTCAACTCTGTCTCAGAAGACCTGGATGGCGATGGTATTCTTGATGCAGGTGAAGATTTGAATGGCAATGGCCTGCTCGACCAGGGCATCGTCTCAAACACAATGA
This genomic interval from Planctomycetaceae bacterium contains the following:
- a CDS encoding sugar transferase, with translation MNISSVLDAPEAKTASPSGSPSRGLSDLVAAYAEVQPRTEWLKKLDLQEPRENLECLPVLLRVSKRLFDIAAASLLLLVCSPLMIVSALLVKLTSPGPVIYKQTRVGLNLRKKKSSDRRQGNRDIVELNDRRQSGRDRRERSNFGQPFTIYKFRTMRNDAEKGGAQFAKQGDVRVTAIGRFMRRTRIDELPQLWNVIKGEMSLVGPRPERPEFMQHLSSEIPNYVDRLGLKPGLTGLAQVVNGYDNELDGFRKKVAYDLLYLQNCCITNDIRILLRTFRVVITGEGAL
- the hemL gene encoding glutamate-1-semialdehyde 2,1-aminomutase, which produces MDTSVRTLSESQFARANKVIPGGVNSPARAFGAVGGTPPFIKRGEGPYLFDIDGNQFIDYVGSWGPHLFGHGHPAIVEAIRNALTTGTSFGAPTVAESELAELVIELVPSIEKVRMVNSGTEATMSAIRVARGFTGRNVIAKFAGCYHGHVDSLLVQAGSGALTLGTPSSPGVPQGCTADTLVLPFNDVDALKAAFEQKGTQLAGVILEVVCGNMGCVVPSQDFLKSLRELCTANGTVLIFDEVMTGFRVSSGGAQKIYGINPDLTTLGKILGAGLPVGAYGGRSDIMDAVSPVGSVYQAGTLSGNPVAMAAGIAMLKLVRDQNPYPMLDDRASELEAGFRLAAADAGQAIQINRVGSMLTVFFNDQPVVDFQSATRSCTKTFGKWFHHMLNRGVYLPCSQYEAMFVGASHTAEHIRQTVEAARDSFQHLND
- a CDS encoding Gfo/Idh/MocA family oxidoreductase, producing the protein MTNKTNRREFIGQTAALSTAFWVGGQPFSKANTSPLQSLSAACVGVGGKGGSDTSHIGEHGVNIVGLCDVDEGTLNKKGREFPDAEKFTDFREMLEKVGDKIDIVTVSTPDHTHAAAAVRAMRMKKHVYCQKPLTWSIREARLMRETAAEMGVITQMGNQGTSENGLREAVEVIRSGAIGDVTEVHLWTNRPVWPQGIGRPAGEDPIPQGLNWDAWIGPAQMRPYKEGIYHSFKWRGWVDFGTGALGDMACHTSNMPVMALELWDPIAVTAVKNPGLFEGETFPGSSSLMFEFPERNGLKPCKFFWYDGGNLPSEELTNRLPESFQKRLAAQRGGGNKTSGALLVGSKGMLFSPDDYGARYFLLPEGDFADYKKPEQTLPRIPFEGGTDQRQKWEFVATCKGEYEPGTMSNFGYAGRLTETILVGNLAIRAQEGQRIEWDAKNMVSPNVPELNQYVQREYREGWAL